In Plasmodium chabaudi chabaudi strain AS genome assembly, chromosome: 9, the following proteins share a genomic window:
- a CDS encoding GTPase-activating protein, putative produces the protein MRINFFKEKNTIILNKSLNFDSDNTFSNENPESNKCLASISDDEYDHYGFEKSREPNSAKNIDMEALEKRRRKIEKKWEQYFAVKRDIKKNNYLKKIIRKGIPDKFRMNIWPYLLGSVVLYTKYPTIYERCLNSEIEPKVLSQIELDMLRTFPHNKNYQLNAHGLTKLRNVLRAFAIYKPKINYCQSMNFIAAITLLFLKEELAFWSIVQLIDSDYSHKKINISDYYNHEMRGLRRDIIVIEELIKIKFPNVYAHMKEYDVEVSWICSEWLLCLFCTAFPIKTTLRIWDCLFYEGDKIIFRIVLALFKINQEQLIKSHSLESILYLFKESTKNMVEPDKLMHVAFKEIGSLKKKKIIKLRMKADDIIKKAVP, from the exons atgagaaTAAATTTCttcaaagaaaaaaacacgattatattaaataagaGCCTTAACTTTGATTCAGATAACACTTTTTCGAATGAAAATCCTGaatcaaataaatgttTAGCTTCCATTAGTG ATGATGAATATGATCATTATGGATTTGAGAAAAGTAGAGAACCCAATTCTGCGAAGAATATTGATATGGAAGCATTAGAAAAGAGGAGGAggaaaattgaaaaaaa ATGGGAACAATACTTTGCAGTTAAGagagatataaaaaaaaataactatttaaaaaaaataattcgaAAAGGGATCCCCGATAAGTTTAG AATGAATATATGGCCTTATCTTTTGGGTAGTGTGGTTCTATATACAAAGTACCCAACAATATACGAAAg ATGCTTAAATAGTGAAATCGAACCGAAAGTTCTTAGTCAGATTGAATTGGATATGCTTCGGACTTTTCCGCATAATAAAAAC TATCAATTAAATGCGCATGGGCTAACTAAACTGAGAAATGTGTTACGCGCATTTGCCATATATAAgccaaaaataaattattgcCAG AGTATGAATTTTATCGCGGCTAttactttattatttttaaaagaagaACTAGCATTTTGGTCTATAGTCCAATTAATTGATTCAGATTATTcgcacaaaaaaataaacattagTG attattataatcaCGAAATGAGAGGGCTACGAAGagatattattgttatagaagaattaattaaaataaaatttccgAATGTCTATGCGCATATGAA AGAATATGATGTTGAAGTATCTTGGATATGCTCAGAGTGGCTCTTGTGTTTATTTTGCACAGCCTTTCCG ATTAAAACGACCCTACGAATTTGGGATTGCCTATTCTATGAGGgcgataaaattattttccgAATTGTTCTAGCtctatttaaaattaaccAAGAACAATTAATTAAATCACATTCATTAGAATCCatcttatatttattcaaagAATCTACTAAAAATATG GTGGAGCCTGATAAATTAATGCATGTTGCTTTCAAGGAAATAGGCtcactaaaaaaaaaaaaaataataaaattaaggATGAAAGCTGATGATATTATTAAGAAAGCTGTCCCTTAA
- a CDS encoding RAP protein, putative, whose translation MIISYTSVIFKRWHPKNDKIILKKFINNGRIFHQYVFKRGFSNVRNHGDIDEQKKCMMKINDNGKITEYIQKEYGISSNLIDLNITRCSDKNNIYELSNIWNKVFKCEKSLYDIINKYIKTNKMDYYLHIFLESEKENDIYEESVSKVDNTDNTIKNIKENNCNISRIDRPIHDIENEIKNVLVYIMAMFYKKIVDFHIISLLSEKLIMLLKKLKKNYDNKNLIFTIFEVYNHVKVMNDELFLILFDILNNCYEINPEGNKLIDDNKEILLILKTLYNQKYKNHIIVDKIIESVKKKSNLDKDLLVNSLFYLALLSKMDNLLLNKMNDELYDVLNMEKNDESNMDSDQTVEKIPQEVKLKLDLTSADCTKLIYSYFILGEDYINWFVIYKLLLKLCDDLKNEADINLILNKTKENKNMHANICIIRSYLRYKKRNFYDSLPKYVKKILKNIYILDVGEKKIKERKFNEKVSWHLKKLRIPHIKNVYKSGIIFDILEKDKRLVWLCFSYHHYYVKTIDLTSEKLLQLDIIKSMNYKIAKIHYYQFSRMKARRTRFEYIRMNRYYSLRDRRNFDDQFEGWSLPYINWYHKKNKNVHISNYFYNYTPVSEMEY comes from the coding sequence ATGATAATATCATACACAAGTGTGATATTTAAAAGATGGCAtccaaaaaatgataaaataattttaaaaaaattcataaacAATGGGAGAATATTTCATCAGTATGTTTTCAAAAGAGGGTTTAGTAACGTAAGGAATCATGGTGATATTGACGAACagaaaaaatgtatgatgaaaataaacgATAATGGAAAGATAACAGAATACATTCAAAAAGAATATGGCATTAGTTCAAATTTAAttgatttaaatataacaagATGTAGTGATAAAAACAACATATATGAGTTAAGTAATATATGGAATAAGGTTTTTAAATGTGAAAAAAGTTTATAcgatataataaacaaatatataaaaacaaacaaaatGGATTATTACTTGcacatttttttggaatcagaaaaagaaaatgatatatatgaagAATCAGTTAGTAAAGTTGATAATACAGATAAtaccataaaaaatatcaaagaGAATAATTGCAACATAAGTAGAATTGATAGACCAATACATgatattgaaaatgaaataaaaaatgtattagtGTATATCATGGCaatgttttataaaaaaatagttgactttcatattatatctttattaaGTGAAAAGTTAATTAtgttattgaaaaaattaaaaaagaattatgACAATAAAAActtaatttttacaatttttgaaGTATATAATCATGTAAAGGTTATGAATGACGAActatttttgattttatttgatatattaaataattgcTATGAAATAAATCCTGAGGGAAATAAGCTTATAGATGATAACAAAGAAATATTgcttattttaaaaactttatataatcaaaaatataaaaaccaTATTATAgttgataaaattatagaatctgttaaaaaaaaaagtaatttAGATAAAGACCTTTTGGTTAATTCATTGTTTTATCTTGCCCTGTTGTCTAAAATGGATAATTTGTTATTGAACAAGATGAATGATGAGTTATATGATGTGctaaatatggaaaaaaatgatgaaagtAATATGGACAGCGATCAAACAGTAGAAAAAATACCACAGGaagtaaaattaaaactGGATTTAACTAGTGCAGATTGCACGAAacttatatattcttatttCATTCTTGGGGAAGATTATATAAACTGGtttgttatttataaacTGCTTTTAAAGCTTTGTGacgatttaaaaaatgaagctgacataaatttaatactaaacaaaacaaaagaaaataaaaatatgcacgcaaatatttgtataataaGGAGCTATttaagatataaaaaaagaaatttttatgatagTTTACCGAAATAtgtcaaaaaaatattaaaaaatatatatattttagatgttggagaaaaaaaaataaaggaaagaaaatttaatgaaaaagtaTCATggcatttaaaaaaacttcGAATTccacatattaaaaatgtatataaaagcGGAATAATATTCGACATATtagaaaaagataaaagaCTTGTATGGTTATGTTTTTcttatcatcattattatgttAAAACAATTGATTTAACTTCAGAAAAGTTATTACAGTtagatattattaaatctatgaattataaaatagctaaaatacattattatcaattttCAAGAATGAAAGCAAGAAGAACAcgatttgaatatatacgTATGAATAGGTATTATTCTCTAAGAGATCGAAGAAATTTTGATGATCAATTTGAAGGGTGGAGTCTCCCTTATATTAATTGgtatcataaaaaaaacaaaaatgtacatatatcaaactatttttataactacACACCTGTATCAGAGAtggaatattaa
- a CDS encoding serine/threonine protein kinase, putative, with amino-acid sequence MSKDKRGRIFFNSHGSDNERDNSKRSKTDHKSKYSEISPHNGSNKKKNYEKEKNDNTKTCKENINSFSFPNSTSSISDLNNLDFDLSNGSSSNSENEFKILKEKENEEKFLEERRRKREAIKERLKNMMDENNDNNKQHDSSNNHDKENEVSIDSNAKIDDKCENTFTPCKKNDMSESLSGMPSMLDDMEQNEAACIFAPNNEVIEETCSSLSSDHEIIDDKAPNEKNETIKESNDLYSDLKRKINEEKIKIRNFIIKQKELHERNKMNGDDAAYVNKKNENTESIDFQEQEDDIDNDDVDMFSSEQTTKKRAIENIRITDYYPANTANLSDNWNDSEGYYKAIVGEVIDNRYSVVCELVGKGVFSNVLKCYDMTNKMHVAIKVIRDNDMMHKAAEKEISILKKLNDYDKDNKKHIIRLLRSVKYKNHLCLIFEWMWGNLRIALKKYGNGHGLNAAAVHCYTKQLFIALRHMRKCRIMHADLKPDNILINEKFNALKVCDLGSASDISENEITSYLVSRFYRAPEIILGFRYDSQIDVWSAAATVFELATGKILFPGKSNNHMIKLMMEYKGKFSHKMIKGGQFYSQHFNDNLDFIYVDRDHYTKKEVVRIISDLRPTKNITCDLLEHQYWLKGNSPKMQFLKKKIKQLGDLLEKCLMLDPSKRYTPDQALQHPYLRESIHYSKMQNE; translated from the exons atgtctaAAGATAAACGCggaagaatattttttaattcacaCGGATCAGATAATGAAAGGGATAATTCGAAGCGCTCAAAAACTGACCACAAGTCTAAATATTCAGAGATAAGTCCCCATAATggttcaaataaaaaaaaaaattatgaaaaagaaaaaaatgataatacgAAAACttgtaaagaaaatataaactcATTTAGTTTTCCTAATTCTACTAGTAGCATTTCGGATTTGAACAACCTTGATTTCGATTTATCCAATGGATCAT cTTCGAATAgtgaaaatgaatttaaaattcttaaggaaaaagaaaatgaagaaaagtTTTTAGAAGAAAGACGCAGGAAAAGAGAAGCTATAAAAGAAAGactgaaaaatatgatggacgaaaataatgataacaaTAAACAACATGATTCTTCAAATAATcatgataaagaaaatgaagtTAGTATTGATTCAAATGCAAAAATAGATGACAAATGTGAGAATACTTTCACAccttgtaaaaaaaatgatatgtCAGAAAGTTTAAGTGGAATGCCATCTATGCTAGATGATATGGAGCAAAA TGAAGCAGCCTGCATTTTTGCTCCCAACAATGAAGTTATTGAAGAGACATGCTCTTCTTTATCTTCTGATCATGAAATAATAGATGACAAAGCCcctaatgaaaaaaatgaaacaataaaagaatctaatgatttatatagtgatttaaaaaggaaaattaatgaagaaaaaataaaaattcgaaattttataattaagcAAAAGGAATTACatgaaagaaataaaatg AATGGTGATGATGCTGCATATGTTAATAAGAAAAACGAAAACACTGAAAGTATAGACTTTCAAGAACAAGAAGATGACATTGACAACGACGATGTCGATATGTTTTCCAGTGAACAAACAACTAAAAAGAGAGCAATCGAAAATATCAGAATAACCGATTATTATCCTGCAAACACTGCAAATTTATCCGATAATTGGAATGATTCCGAAGGCTATTACAAG gCCATTGTCGGAGAAGTTATCGATAATAGATATAGTGTTGTATGCGAATTAGTCGGGAAAGGAGTCTTTtcaaatgttttaaaatgcTATGACATGACAAATAAAATGCACGTAGCTATTAAAGTCATCCGAGACAATGATATGATGCATAAAGCTGCAGAAAAGGAAATATccattttgaaaaaattaaatgattatgataaagataataaaaaacatattattcGCTTGTTAAGAagtgtaaaatataaaaatcatttgtgtttaatttttgaatGGATGTGGGGAAATTTACGAATAGCCCTTAAAAA ataTGGTAATGGACATGGGCTGAATGCAGCCGCTGTACATTGTTACACCAAACAATTGTTCATAGCCCTAAGGCACATGCGTAAATGCAGAATAATGCACGCAGATT TAAAACCAGATAATATACTTAtcaatgaaaaatttaatgcTTTAAAAGTATGTGATCTCGGAAGTGCAAGTGATATAtcagaaaatgaaataaccTCATACTTAGTTAGTAGATTTTATAGAGCTCCCGAAATTATATTAGGCTTTCGATATGATAGCCAAATTGATGTTTGGTCTGCAGCAGCTACTGTTTTTGAATTAGCTActggaaaaatattatttcct ggtaaatcaaataaccatatgataaaattgatGATGGAATATAAAGGAAAGTTTTCCCACAAAATGATTAAAGGTGGCCAATTTTATTCACAACattttaatgataatttagattttatttatgttgaTAGAGATCACTATACTAAAAAAGAAGTAGTAAGAATTATATCTGATTTGAGGCCTaccaaaaatataacttgCGATCTTTTGGAGCACCAATATTGGTTAAAAG gaAATAGTCCTAAAatgcaatttttaaaaaaaaaaataaagcaatTAGGAGACTTATTAGAAAAATGTTTGATGCTCGATCCTTCCAAAAGATATACACCAGATCAAGCATTACAACATCCATATTTAAGAGAGTCAATACATTACTCAAAAATGCAAAATGAATGA
- a CDS encoding glycerol-3-phosphate dehydrogenase, putative: MYQLHIVMLYKKMVIRYILYPIIFINVVLCYSGGSANAINKNVISPTVKHNGPLKVSIIGSGSWGTVISKIISENTQRSKIFHPIVRMYVNEEIVDNEKLSDIINKTKENVKYMKGMKLPNNIVAIPDINKVIEDADLLIFVVPHQYLETTLSEIMKNKNLKSTAKAISLMKGIKICDYKPMLLSNIIEKMLNIECSVLSGSNIASELSTESFSEATIGFENLGTAEIWRELFDRNYFKINCIQDKAGVEMCGALKNVVALGIGFSEAFKKSYNTKSAIIRIGLEEMKKFAKLFFPSVLDETFLDSCGVADIIATCLGGRNVKCATEFAIRNGQDSWDKIESELLNGQKLQGIHTSKEIYKILENRELKNEFPLFSIIYEIAFGYKNPSSITNVLSTKKLRHIKYRK, translated from the exons atgtatcaaCTTCATATAGTTATGCTTTATAAGAAAATGGTTATAAGATATATTCTTTAcccaattatttttattaatgtaGTTCTATGCTATTCTGGTGGTTCAGCAAATgctataaacaaaaatgttatatccCCAACTGTTAAACACAATGGGCCATTGAaa GTATCTATTATAGGTAGCGGAAGTTGGGGTACAGTCATTTCGAAAATTATATCTGAAAATACTCAAAGATCTAAAATTTTCCACCCAATT GTAAGAATGTATGTCAATGAAGAAATTGTAGACAACGAAAAATTAAgtgatataataaataagacaaaagaaaatgtaaaatatatgaaaggGATGAAACTaccaaataatattgtGGCTATTcctgatataaataaagttaTTGAAGATGCAGATTTGCTTATCTTTGTTGTTCCCCACCAATATTTAGAA ACCACCTTAAGcgaaattatgaaaaataaaaatcttAAAAGCACAGCAAAGGCAATAAGTTTAATGaaaggaataaaaatatgtgatTATAAACCCATGCTATTATCAAACATAATAGAAAAGATGTTAAATATTGAATGCTCGGTTTTATCTGGTTCAAACATTGCTTCG GAATTGTCTACAGAAAGTTTTAGCGAAGCTACAATAGGTTTCGAGAATTTAGGAACTGCAGAGATATGGCGAGAATTATTTGAccgaaattattttaaaataaattgcaTACAGGACAAAGCCGGTGTCGAG ATGTGCGGagcattaaaaaatgttgttGCTTTAGGAATAGGATTTTCAGAAGCattcaaaaaaagttataataCCAAATCTGCTATTATTAGAATTGGCTTGgaggaaatgaaaaagtttgcaaaattatttttcccAAGCGTTCTAGAT GAAACCTTTTTAGACAGCTGTGGAGTAGCCGATATTATAGCGACCTGTTTAGGAGGTCGAAACGTAAAATGTGCAACAGAATTTGCCATTAGAAATGGCCAAGACTCATGGGATAAAATTGAATCAGAGCTGTTAAATGGGCAAAAACTTCAG GGAATACACACGTCAAAAgagatatataaaattttggaGAATCGCGAGTTAAAAAACGAATTTCCATTATTCAGtataatttatgaaataGCATTTGGATATAAAAATCCGTCTAGTATTACTAATGTTCTTTCaacgaaaaaattaagacatattaaatatagaaagtaa